A window of the Branchiibius hedensis genome harbors these coding sequences:
- a CDS encoding HAD family hydrolase — translation MTRLLVALDIDGTLLHFDGTMSDAVRDAVRAVADAGHHVVIATGRSVIAATPVAEHIGLASGYLVCSNGAVTISLDPSAPAGYHLVETVTFDPGPVLGKLRDAWPDATVAVEVLGEGFLLSAPFPEGELNGVQKVVSWEELAQQPTTRLTFRSSSGTAEDFLELAERLGLHEVNYAVGFSAWLDINPEGVSKASALEQVRRFLGIEPCDTVAVGDHRNDLEMLEWAARGVAMGQAPDEVKAVADEVTGTIEQDGAATVLRSLL, via the coding sequence GTGACCCGGTTGCTCGTGGCTCTGGACATCGACGGCACGCTGTTGCACTTCGACGGGACGATGTCCGATGCGGTGCGCGACGCCGTGCGCGCCGTCGCGGACGCTGGCCATCATGTGGTGATCGCCACCGGCCGGTCGGTCATCGCGGCTACCCCGGTCGCCGAGCACATCGGCCTCGCGAGCGGCTACCTGGTGTGCTCCAACGGCGCCGTCACGATCTCCCTCGATCCGAGCGCCCCTGCGGGCTACCACCTGGTCGAGACCGTCACCTTCGACCCGGGCCCGGTGCTGGGCAAATTGCGTGACGCCTGGCCCGACGCGACCGTCGCGGTCGAGGTGCTGGGTGAGGGCTTCCTGCTCAGCGCGCCGTTCCCCGAGGGTGAGCTCAACGGGGTGCAGAAGGTCGTCTCCTGGGAGGAGTTGGCGCAACAGCCCACGACCCGCCTGACCTTCCGCTCCTCCAGCGGCACCGCCGAGGACTTCCTGGAGTTGGCCGAGCGCCTCGGCCTGCACGAGGTCAACTACGCGGTCGGGTTCTCGGCCTGGTTGGACATCAACCCCGAGGGTGTTTCCAAAGCCTCAGCCCTGGAGCAAGTACGCCGATTCCTGGGTATCGAGCCGTGCGACACCGTCGCGGTGGGCGACCACCGCAACGACCTGGAGATGCTCGAGTGGGCCGCACGCGGCGTGGCCATGGGTCAGGCGCCGGATGAGGTGAAGGCCGTCGCCGATGAGGTCACCGGAACCATCGAGCAGGACGGTGCGGCAACCGTCCTGCGCTCCCTGCTGTGA
- a CDS encoding TrmH family RNA methyltransferase produces MHITSAANPRLKALATLRRRRGREQTGQTLVEGYDELGLALSAGVRPETLFLCAELMADPARQEDVVEAAAAAGAEVITLSRAAFEKVAYREGADGFLAVVPAVFASPEDLRLPDQPLLLIAEGVEKPGNLGAMLRTSDAAGVDAFVAADPVTDWGNPNVVRASKGTVFSVPVAAAPTTATLQWLSARGVRLVATTPDTDTVHTDVDLTGPVAIAVGTEKTGLTDQVLDAADVRVRIPMSGKVNSLNVGTSAAIVLYEAIRQRGTGR; encoded by the coding sequence CTGCACATCACCTCCGCCGCCAATCCGCGGCTCAAAGCTCTGGCAACCCTGCGTCGCCGCCGCGGCCGGGAGCAGACCGGACAGACCCTGGTCGAGGGGTACGACGAGCTGGGACTCGCCCTGTCTGCGGGCGTGCGCCCGGAGACGCTGTTCCTGTGCGCTGAGCTGATGGCGGATCCGGCCCGTCAGGAAGATGTCGTCGAGGCGGCGGCTGCGGCCGGTGCCGAGGTCATCACCCTCAGCCGGGCTGCCTTCGAGAAGGTCGCCTATCGGGAGGGCGCAGACGGGTTCCTGGCGGTGGTACCGGCCGTGTTCGCCAGTCCTGAGGATCTGCGGCTGCCGGACCAGCCGTTGTTGCTGATCGCCGAAGGGGTCGAGAAGCCGGGCAATCTGGGCGCCATGTTGCGGACGTCCGATGCCGCCGGCGTCGATGCGTTCGTCGCCGCCGATCCGGTGACCGACTGGGGCAACCCCAACGTCGTGCGGGCTTCGAAAGGGACCGTGTTCTCAGTGCCGGTTGCTGCCGCCCCCACCACGGCGACGTTGCAGTGGTTGTCCGCACGCGGCGTACGTCTGGTGGCTACGACGCCGGACACGGACACGGTGCACACCGATGTCGACCTGACCGGACCGGTCGCGATCGCCGTGGGCACGGAGAAGACGGGACTGACCGATCAGGTCCTTGACGCGGCGGATGTGAGAGTGCGAATCCCCATGTCCGGCAAGGTGAATTCGCTCAACGTGGGGACCTCGGCGGCGATCGTTCTCTACGAGGCGATCCGGCAGCGAGGAACCGGTCGTTGA
- a CDS encoding VOC family protein produces MRVDHVVYAAEPDGLIATAKRLGDELGTEPVDGGVHPRFGTRNSIIPLLDGRFLEVVEVLDHPASDKAPFGQAVRARSVGGGGWMGWVVGVEDIAIAEGLVGRSSAPGLRHRPDGTELTWKQLGLKGLTNDAQVPYFIEWGESVPHPSTDGPAHAALKGMAIAGSPDRVREWLGLTGEPGVDREEWEPQIEFDFAAPKGTPGLLSITFTTPAGDVTI; encoded by the coding sequence ATGCGAGTCGATCACGTTGTCTACGCAGCAGAGCCCGATGGTTTGATCGCGACGGCCAAGCGCCTCGGCGATGAACTCGGCACCGAGCCGGTCGATGGTGGTGTGCACCCACGGTTCGGCACGCGCAACTCGATCATTCCGCTGCTGGACGGCCGGTTTTTGGAGGTCGTCGAGGTTCTCGATCACCCGGCCTCGGACAAGGCGCCCTTCGGGCAGGCGGTCCGGGCCCGCTCCGTCGGCGGTGGCGGCTGGATGGGCTGGGTCGTCGGCGTCGAAGACATCGCGATCGCGGAGGGCCTGGTCGGCCGTTCCTCGGCGCCCGGTCTACGGCACCGCCCGGACGGCACCGAACTCACCTGGAAGCAGTTGGGTCTGAAGGGGCTGACCAACGACGCGCAGGTGCCCTACTTCATCGAGTGGGGCGAGAGTGTCCCGCATCCCTCGACCGACGGCCCGGCGCACGCCGCTCTGAAGGGCATGGCGATCGCGGGCTCCCCGGATCGGGTCCGCGAATGGCTCGGCCTGACCGGTGAGCCGGGGGTGGACCGCGAGGAGTGGGAGCCGCAGATCGAGTTCGACTTCGCGGCGCCGAAGGGCACCCCGGGTCTGCTGTCGATCACATTCACGACGCCGGCCGGCGACGTCACGATCTGA
- a CDS encoding heavy-metal-associated domain-containing protein — translation MEQQVEVAGMTCEHCVRAVTEELTALDGVSDVHIELISGGNSPVTILSEDLVDPDLIAAAVDEAGYQVVSGD, via the coding sequence GTGGAACAGCAAGTCGAAGTTGCCGGAATGACCTGCGAGCACTGCGTTCGCGCCGTGACTGAAGAGCTGACCGCCCTCGACGGGGTCAGTGACGTGCACATCGAACTGATCAGCGGCGGCAACTCACCGGTGACGATCCTCAGTGAGGATCTGGTCGATCCCGACCTAATCGCAGCCGCCGTCGATGAGGCCGGCTACCAGGTCGTGAGCGGGGACTGA
- a CDS encoding metal-sensitive transcriptional regulator — translation MAGYTGSKDDYLKRLRRIEGQVRGVQRMVDEDTYCIDVLTQISAITKALQSVSLGLLEDHIGHCVVGAARESDDAAQAKVEEASAAIARLVRS, via the coding sequence ATGGCTGGATACACCGGGAGCAAGGACGACTACCTCAAGCGGCTGCGTCGCATCGAGGGGCAGGTCCGCGGCGTGCAACGGATGGTCGATGAGGACACCTACTGCATCGACGTACTCACCCAGATCAGCGCGATCACCAAAGCGCTGCAATCGGTCAGCCTCGGCCTGCTGGAGGACCACATCGGGCACTGCGTGGTCGGCGCCGCCCGGGAGTCCGATGACGCGGCCCAGGCCAAGGTAGAAGAAGCCTCAGCCGCTATCGCGCGGCTGGTGCGCAGCTGA
- the purB gene encoding adenylosuccinate lyase, whose protein sequence is MRSLAEVTPPIALGALDGRYRAVVAPLVDHLSEAALNRQRVHVEIEWLIHLTREHVVPGVRELTGAEQDHLRAIVDEFGAQDIAELAEIERETVHDVKAVEYYLKRRLPAIVGDADATGLSELIHFCCTSEDINNLSYALMVQGATQQVWLLKATALVDQVTAMARDLAETPLLAHTHGQPATPTTMGKELAVLAHRLRRQLRRVKDAEYLGKLNGATGTYGAHIEAVPGADWVGISKSFVDGLGLTWNPLTTQIESHDWQAELYADIARFNRILHNLCTDTWTYISMGYFAQVRGQGTVGSSTMPHKVNPIRFENAEANLEVSNALLDVLSATLVQSRLQRDLTDSSMQRNVGTAYGHSVLAMDNVSRGLAGLDAVPEAMLADLESNWEVLAEPIQSAMRALGAQGVPGMEQPYERLKELTRGRRINGDDLREFVKGLGLPGEVEERFLTMTPATYVGLAPNLVAFLDVD, encoded by the coding sequence ATGCGTTCGCTGGCCGAAGTCACCCCGCCCATCGCTCTCGGTGCCCTCGACGGCCGCTACCGCGCCGTCGTCGCGCCGCTGGTCGACCACCTGTCGGAGGCCGCGCTCAACCGGCAACGGGTGCACGTCGAGATCGAGTGGCTCATCCACCTGACCCGCGAGCACGTCGTACCCGGCGTGCGGGAACTCACCGGCGCCGAGCAGGACCACCTGCGCGCCATCGTCGATGAGTTCGGTGCGCAGGACATCGCCGAACTCGCCGAGATCGAACGGGAGACCGTCCACGACGTCAAAGCCGTCGAGTACTACCTCAAGCGCCGGCTGCCCGCCATCGTGGGCGACGCCGACGCGACCGGGTTATCGGAGCTGATCCACTTCTGCTGCACCAGCGAGGACATCAACAACCTGTCGTACGCGCTGATGGTCCAAGGCGCCACGCAGCAAGTCTGGCTGCTCAAGGCCACCGCCCTGGTTGACCAGGTGACGGCGATGGCGCGGGACCTGGCCGAGACCCCGCTGCTGGCACACACCCACGGTCAGCCCGCGACCCCGACCACGATGGGCAAGGAGTTGGCCGTGCTGGCGCACCGGTTGCGCCGCCAACTGCGCCGGGTCAAGGACGCCGAGTACCTGGGCAAGCTGAACGGCGCCACCGGCACGTACGGCGCGCACATCGAAGCCGTGCCCGGCGCCGACTGGGTGGGTATCTCCAAATCCTTCGTCGACGGCCTCGGCCTGACCTGGAACCCGCTGACCACCCAGATCGAGAGCCACGACTGGCAGGCCGAGCTCTACGCGGACATCGCCCGCTTCAACCGGATCCTGCACAACCTGTGCACCGACACCTGGACCTACATCTCGATGGGCTACTTCGCCCAGGTCCGCGGGCAGGGCACCGTGGGTTCCTCCACGATGCCGCACAAGGTGAACCCGATCCGCTTCGAGAACGCCGAGGCCAACCTCGAGGTCAGCAACGCCCTGCTCGACGTGCTTTCGGCGACGCTGGTGCAGTCACGACTGCAGCGCGACCTGACCGACTCCTCGATGCAGCGCAACGTCGGCACGGCGTACGGACACTCGGTCCTGGCGATGGACAACGTGAGCCGCGGGCTGGCCGGTCTGGACGCCGTACCGGAGGCGATGCTCGCCGACCTGGAGTCGAACTGGGAGGTGCTCGCCGAGCCGATCCAGTCGGCGATGCGCGCCCTCGGCGCGCAGGGGGTGCCCGGGATGGAGCAGCCCTACGAGCGACTGAAAGAACTCACCCGCGGCCGGCGCATCAACGGTGACGACCTGCGCGAGTTCGTCAAAGGCCTCGGCCTGCCGGGCGAGGTGGAGGAGCGGTTCCTGACCATGACGCCCGCGACGTACGTCGGTCTGGCACCCAACCTGGTCGCCTTCCTCGACGTCGACTGA
- a CDS encoding VOC family protein — translation MTTRDTNWPTGYPCWIDISFDTEHRRLHHAATFYGELFGWRVEDGDDQYGGYRMCFKNDAAVAGLMPKMDPGQPTQWLLYLATDDAQATAAAVRQFGGQVVVEPMDVGTLGVMAVCVDPQGGYFGLWQGKEHHGFELIDEPGSVGWSDLLTHDGRAAQEFYAAVFGYTYREADADGYFFIEQDGKVVGGLHQAPQDVPVGWLVHFNVASRDASAQIAQELDGEIVMTLDTIAGPEATIQGPGGEFFNLVEPTNNFTL, via the coding sequence ATGACCACGCGCGACACCAACTGGCCCACCGGCTACCCCTGCTGGATCGACATCAGCTTCGACACCGAGCATCGCCGCCTGCACCACGCAGCGACCTTCTACGGGGAACTGTTCGGCTGGCGCGTCGAGGATGGTGACGATCAGTACGGCGGTTACCGGATGTGCTTCAAGAACGACGCCGCCGTGGCCGGTCTCATGCCGAAGATGGATCCCGGTCAGCCCACCCAGTGGCTGCTCTACCTGGCCACGGACGACGCGCAGGCCACGGCAGCTGCAGTCCGGCAGTTTGGCGGTCAGGTCGTCGTGGAGCCGATGGACGTCGGCACGCTGGGCGTCATGGCCGTGTGCGTCGACCCGCAGGGCGGGTACTTCGGCCTGTGGCAGGGCAAGGAACATCACGGTTTCGAGCTCATCGACGAGCCGGGATCGGTCGGTTGGTCGGATCTGCTCACGCATGACGGTCGCGCCGCCCAGGAGTTCTACGCCGCGGTCTTCGGGTACACCTACCGCGAGGCCGACGCCGACGGATACTTCTTCATCGAGCAGGACGGCAAGGTCGTCGGCGGGTTGCACCAGGCGCCGCAGGACGTCCCGGTGGGCTGGCTGGTGCACTTCAACGTCGCCTCCCGCGACGCCTCCGCCCAGATCGCCCAGGAGCTCGACGGCGAGATCGTGATGACGCTGGACACGATCGCCGGCCCCGAGGCGACGATCCAGGGGCCTGGCGGCGAGTTCTTCAACCTCGTGGAGCCGACCAACAATTTCACGCTGTAG
- the adhP gene encoding alcohol dehydrogenase AdhP, translating to MSTMKAAYVTQLGDRLTVGEYEKPTPGAGELLVKLVASGVCHTDLHAAEGDWPVKPSPPFVPGHEGVGVVEAVGEGVEGFAVGDLVGNAWLWSACGQCEYCRSGWETLCEQQKNGGYSVDGSFGQYMLVDATYAPRIPAGSDPYEVAPVLCAGVTVYKGLKETEVRPGEWVVISGIGGLGHVAVQYAKAMGMRVAAVDIADDKLALAKQHGAEVVVNAATEDPVGAIQEKTGGAHGVLVTAVHPDAFGQAIGMARRGGTIVFVGLPPGDFPAPIFEIVLKRLTVRGSIVGTRQDMVEALDFYSRGLIHPTISTRSLEEINDIFDEMKDGAIDGRVVIRY from the coding sequence ATGAGCACGATGAAGGCCGCGTACGTCACACAGTTGGGTGATCGGCTCACCGTGGGCGAGTACGAAAAGCCCACCCCCGGAGCCGGCGAATTGCTGGTGAAGCTGGTGGCATCCGGAGTTTGTCACACGGATCTGCATGCAGCAGAAGGGGATTGGCCGGTCAAGCCCAGTCCGCCGTTCGTGCCCGGCCACGAGGGGGTCGGTGTCGTCGAGGCCGTCGGCGAGGGCGTCGAGGGGTTCGCGGTCGGTGACCTGGTCGGCAACGCCTGGCTGTGGTCGGCGTGTGGACAGTGTGAATACTGTCGCAGCGGGTGGGAGACGCTGTGCGAGCAGCAGAAGAACGGCGGTTACTCCGTCGACGGTTCGTTCGGGCAGTACATGCTGGTCGATGCGACCTATGCCCCGCGGATCCCGGCCGGCTCGGATCCGTATGAGGTCGCGCCGGTGCTGTGTGCCGGAGTCACGGTCTACAAGGGGCTGAAGGAGACCGAGGTCCGACCCGGGGAGTGGGTCGTGATCTCGGGCATTGGCGGCCTCGGACACGTCGCCGTGCAGTACGCCAAGGCGATGGGGATGCGCGTCGCCGCGGTCGACATCGCGGACGACAAGTTGGCGCTCGCCAAGCAGCACGGCGCCGAGGTCGTGGTCAACGCGGCAACCGAGGACCCCGTCGGGGCGATCCAGGAGAAGACTGGCGGAGCGCACGGTGTGCTGGTCACTGCGGTCCACCCGGACGCGTTCGGCCAGGCCATCGGGATGGCGCGTCGCGGCGGCACGATCGTCTTCGTCGGTCTGCCCCCGGGTGACTTCCCGGCGCCGATCTTCGAGATCGTGCTCAAGCGGCTCACCGTGCGCGGCTCGATCGTCGGCACCCGCCAGGACATGGTCGAGGCGTTGGACTTCTACTCCCGCGGCCTGATCCACCCGACGATCTCCACCCGGTCATTGGAGGAGATCAACGACATCTTCGATGAGATGAAGGACGGTGCGATCGACGGCCGCGTCGTGATCCGCTACTGA
- the galK gene encoding galactokinase, protein MTTVRTPRPRSIDELAATFRDQFDADPDGVWFAPGRVNIIGEHTDYNDGFVLPIALAEGTWVAARRRDDDTVRLHTDSPDVSDPTVTLRLGDVHEGQSVGWASYAAGVGWAAAQRGLDVPGLDLAVTSNVPTGAGLSSSAALSCGTARAWVDLAGWSLSDTEVADLGRDAENHIAGAPTGLMDQLASVCGQAGHAMQIDTRSVQITQIPFDLTAQGLALLVIDSRAPHALVSGEYAERRQSCQEAAQALGVSSLRDASVSDLDDLPDLLQRRARHVITDSARVEQVASLLTDGSDPRTIGPLLTQSHVSMRNDFEITVPVTDLIAETAVRAGAYGARQTGGGFGGCVIALVDDDAAETVAQACVAAASAGGFNQPTSFVAVPSDGARRLS, encoded by the coding sequence GTGACCACAGTCCGGACGCCACGACCTCGGTCGATCGATGAGTTGGCTGCGACGTTCCGCGACCAATTCGACGCGGATCCGGACGGCGTGTGGTTCGCCCCCGGCCGGGTCAACATCATCGGCGAACACACCGACTACAACGACGGATTCGTGCTGCCGATCGCGCTGGCCGAAGGCACCTGGGTCGCTGCGCGCCGCCGCGACGACGACACCGTGCGGCTGCACACCGACTCACCCGATGTGTCCGACCCGACCGTGACCCTCCGTCTCGGTGACGTGCACGAGGGGCAGTCGGTCGGCTGGGCGTCGTACGCCGCCGGAGTGGGGTGGGCCGCTGCCCAGCGCGGACTCGACGTACCCGGCCTGGACCTGGCGGTGACCTCCAACGTGCCTACGGGAGCGGGGCTTTCGTCCTCTGCCGCGTTGTCGTGCGGTACAGCGCGCGCCTGGGTCGATCTGGCCGGCTGGAGTTTGTCGGACACCGAGGTGGCCGATCTGGGCCGCGACGCCGAGAACCACATCGCCGGAGCACCGACCGGGCTGATGGACCAGTTGGCTTCGGTGTGCGGGCAGGCCGGTCACGCGATGCAGATCGACACCCGCTCGGTGCAGATCACCCAGATCCCGTTCGACCTGACCGCGCAGGGCCTGGCGCTGCTGGTCATCGACAGTCGCGCACCCCACGCGTTGGTCAGCGGCGAGTACGCCGAGCGGCGGCAATCCTGTCAGGAGGCGGCACAAGCGCTGGGGGTGTCGTCGCTGCGGGACGCGTCGGTGTCCGACCTGGACGACCTGCCCGACCTGTTGCAACGCCGCGCCCGGCACGTGATCACCGACAGCGCCCGCGTCGAGCAGGTCGCGTCGCTTCTCACTGATGGCTCCGACCCGCGCACCATCGGCCCCCTGCTGACGCAGTCACACGTCTCGATGCGCAACGACTTCGAGATCACCGTGCCGGTGACCGACCTCATCGCCGAAACCGCTGTGCGCGCAGGTGCCTACGGTGCCCGTCAGACCGGCGGCGGTTTCGGCGGCTGCGTCATCGCCCTGGTGGACGATGACGCAGCCGAGACGGTCGCTCAGGCGTGCGTGGCCGCCGCGTCGGCTGGTGGTTTCAACCAGCCGACGTCGTTCGTCGCCGTGCCCTCCGACGGTGCCCGCCGGCTCAGCTGA
- the galT gene encoding galactose-1-phosphate uridylyltransferase: protein MERTPATLADGRQIIWYDADGTHRVPSVDRRPLEPAVVMSQMRHDPLTGEWIAVSSARQNRTYMPPADECPLCPSRDGRMSEIPSPEYQVVAFENRFPSFATHIEGVETRSDWFDQVRPATGRCEVLCFTSDHDSTFAALTPAQARLVVDAWADRTADLNELGVVKHVFPFENRGIEIGVTLQHPHGQIYGYPFIPPRAKTELLNAADYRAGYGHNMFEHIIAFEQAGPRVVASNEEWIAFVPFAARWPVEVHLYPLRRALDLSELDDAQREAFALIYLDILRRFDAMYDSRLPYIAGWQQAPAPDPGDEIATALRDEAWLHLELTSIRRGPEKLKYLAGSESGQGAFVADILAEPLAQRLRELA, encoded by the coding sequence ATGGAGCGCACCCCCGCCACGCTGGCCGACGGCCGGCAGATCATCTGGTACGACGCCGACGGCACCCACCGGGTGCCGTCGGTTGATCGTCGCCCCTTGGAGCCGGCGGTCGTCATGTCGCAGATGCGGCACGACCCGCTCACCGGTGAATGGATCGCGGTGTCGTCGGCCCGGCAGAACCGCACCTACATGCCGCCGGCGGACGAGTGCCCACTATGTCCCTCGCGGGATGGGCGGATGTCCGAAATCCCTTCTCCCGAGTACCAAGTGGTTGCCTTCGAGAACCGCTTCCCCTCCTTCGCGACGCACATCGAGGGCGTCGAAACCCGCAGCGACTGGTTCGACCAGGTCCGTCCCGCGACCGGTCGCTGCGAAGTGCTCTGCTTCACCAGCGACCACGACTCCACCTTCGCCGCACTAACCCCGGCCCAGGCGCGACTGGTCGTGGACGCGTGGGCCGACCGCACCGCCGACCTCAACGAACTGGGCGTGGTGAAGCACGTCTTCCCCTTCGAGAACAGGGGCATCGAGATCGGGGTGACCCTGCAGCACCCGCACGGTCAGATCTACGGCTACCCGTTCATCCCGCCCCGGGCCAAGACCGAGCTCCTCAACGCGGCCGACTACCGAGCCGGCTACGGGCACAACATGTTCGAGCACATCATCGCCTTCGAGCAGGCGGGCCCGCGGGTCGTGGCGAGCAACGAGGAGTGGATCGCCTTCGTGCCGTTCGCGGCCCGCTGGCCGGTCGAGGTGCATCTCTACCCGCTGCGCCGGGCGCTGGATCTGAGTGAGTTGGACGACGCCCAGCGTGAGGCGTTCGCCCTGATCTATCTGGACATCCTGCGCCGGTTCGACGCGATGTACGACTCGCGGCTGCCCTACATCGCCGGCTGGCAGCAGGCGCCGGCGCCGGACCCTGGTGACGAGATCGCGACGGCGCTACGGGACGAAGCGTGGCTGCATCTGGAGTTGACCTCGATCCGGCGCGGCCCGGAGAAACTGAAGTACCTCGCCGGCTCCGAGTCCGGCCAGGGCGCCTTCGTGGCGGACATCCTGGCCGAGCCGCTGGCCCAACGTTTGAGGGAGCTCGCGTGA
- a CDS encoding DUF4282 domain-containing protein — protein MTDSTTPSTPEPQQPAQPAQPGSLGQSYPGPEHTQPTPTQGAPAGGQPQAPYTPPQQQAPAHQQPAAPQQAPGQPRPSQYQQPAQGYPQQGAPQGAPRQGYPQQGYPQGQPQGYGQAPGQAQPQGGPGFGQQAAAVGGQFANDAGRVAKGAGDGLGALFSDLQFKKSLTGKLASIVFLGAIVWAVLNFISNLTYYWGTGYGGYSNMGGGSAFFHTIADIIWLLFFIITVRIVLEVALNIAKIAGREKDSSDK, from the coding sequence ATGACCGACTCCACCACACCCAGCACACCCGAGCCGCAGCAGCCGGCACAGCCTGCCCAGCCGGGCAGCCTGGGCCAGTCCTACCCCGGACCCGAGCACACCCAACCGACCCCCACGCAAGGTGCACCCGCCGGCGGTCAGCCGCAGGCGCCGTACACCCCGCCGCAGCAGCAGGCTCCCGCCCACCAGCAGCCCGCCGCCCCCCAGCAGGCGCCCGGCCAGCCCCGGCCCTCGCAGTACCAGCAGCCGGCACAGGGCTACCCGCAGCAGGGGGCACCCCAGGGTGCACCGCGCCAGGGCTACCCGCAGCAGGGATACCCGCAGGGTCAGCCGCAGGGCTACGGGCAGGCACCCGGCCAGGCTCAACCGCAGGGCGGTCCCGGCTTCGGTCAGCAGGCGGCAGCGGTCGGCGGTCAGTTCGCCAACGACGCCGGCAGGGTCGCCAAGGGTGCCGGTGACGGTCTGGGCGCGCTGTTCTCCGACCTGCAGTTCAAGAAGTCACTGACCGGCAAGCTCGCGAGCATCGTCTTCCTCGGCGCCATCGTCTGGGCGGTCCTGAACTTCATCAGCAACCTGACCTACTACTGGGGCACCGGCTACGGCGGCTACAGCAACATGGGTGGCGGTTCGGCGTTCTTCCACACCATCGCCGACATCATCTGGCTGCTGTTCTTCATCATCACCGTTCGGATCGTGCTCGAGGTGGCGCTGAACATCGCCAAGATCGCTGGGCGCGAGAAGGATTCGAGCGACAAGTAA
- a CDS encoding IS481 family transposase: MVHANAPLSATGRLRLARCVVDDGWPLRRAADRFGVSVTTAHRWAARYRQHGAAGMCDRPSRPQSCPHRTSRRRERRVLGLRVSRRWGPARIAYHLGMNPATVHRILTRYRCLRLSWTDPATGAPVRAGRRKVVRYERDAPGDLVHVDIKKLGRIPDGGGHRVHGRAAGKANSRATSSSGRGYAYLHHAVDDHSRYAYSEILADEKKETATAFMQRAVAHFAQVGITTDRVMTDNGSCYRSHLFRNMLQDHGITHKRTRPYTPKTNGKVERFNRTLTEEWAYARPYTSETERAAAYEDFLHIYNHHRAHTALKGGSPADRVPNLAGHYS, translated from the coding sequence ATGGTCCACGCTAATGCCCCGCTTTCTGCGACTGGTCGCCTGCGCCTGGCGCGGTGCGTGGTGGACGATGGGTGGCCGTTGCGGCGGGCCGCAGACCGGTTCGGGGTCTCGGTCACCACCGCGCACCGCTGGGCGGCCCGGTACCGCCAGCATGGTGCGGCGGGGATGTGCGATCGTCCCAGCCGGCCCCAGTCATGTCCGCACCGCACCAGTAGGCGCCGGGAACGGCGAGTCCTGGGGTTACGGGTTTCGCGGCGGTGGGGGCCGGCCCGGATCGCCTACCACCTGGGGATGAATCCGGCCACGGTGCACCGCATCCTGACCCGGTACCGGTGTCTTCGGTTGTCCTGGACGGACCCGGCCACTGGTGCCCCGGTACGGGCCGGTCGTCGAAAGGTGGTGCGCTACGAACGCGACGCCCCGGGTGATTTGGTCCACGTGGACATCAAGAAGCTGGGCCGCATCCCCGATGGGGGTGGACACCGGGTCCATGGCCGCGCTGCGGGGAAAGCTAACTCCCGTGCTACCTCCAGCAGTGGGCGGGGGTATGCCTACCTGCACCACGCGGTCGATGACCACTCCCGGTACGCCTACTCAGAGATCCTGGCCGATGAGAAGAAGGAGACCGCGACCGCGTTCATGCAACGGGCGGTGGCGCACTTCGCGCAGGTCGGGATCACCACGGACCGGGTGATGACCGACAACGGGTCCTGTTACCGCTCCCACCTATTCCGGAACATGCTGCAGGACCATGGGATCACCCATAAACGCACCCGCCCCTACACCCCGAAAACCAACGGGAAAGTCGAGCGGTTCAACCGGACCCTGACCGAGGAGTGGGCCTACGCCCGCCCCTACACCAGCGAGACCGAACGCGCCGCCGCGTACGAGGACTTCCTGCACATCTACAATCACCACCGCGCACACACCGCGCTCAAAGGTGGCTCACCCGCAGACCGCGTACCCAACCTGGCGGGGCACTACAGCTAG
- a CDS encoding TetR/AcrR family transcriptional regulator has translation MSLVPTLTRREKTAMRITFCAQRLAVQQGYDHFTLDELAQQAGVSRRTLFNYFPGKLDAVLGARPGLPQDATETFLSGGPHGELLGDLGELVCALLTVWGPLTREQWTTMRDCLITNPRVFKAAIERFDDIAKTMTGLVEERSGLPRDQACVALSVIKGVFGSALDQFVERPDDRSLDTIVRDHLQVARDLLSIR, from the coding sequence GTGTCTCTCGTGCCCACGCTCACCCGCCGCGAGAAAACGGCGATGCGCATCACCTTCTGCGCGCAGCGGCTGGCCGTTCAGCAAGGGTATGACCACTTCACGCTCGATGAGTTGGCGCAGCAGGCCGGGGTGTCCCGGCGGACGCTCTTCAACTACTTCCCGGGCAAGCTCGATGCGGTCCTCGGCGCTCGACCCGGCCTGCCGCAGGACGCGACGGAGACCTTCCTGAGCGGCGGTCCGCACGGGGAACTGCTGGGCGATCTCGGCGAACTGGTCTGCGCACTGCTGACCGTCTGGGGACCGCTCACCCGCGAGCAGTGGACCACCATGCGCGATTGCCTGATCACCAATCCGAGGGTGTTCAAGGCGGCGATCGAGCGGTTCGATGACATTGCCAAGACCATGACCGGTCTGGTCGAAGAACGCTCCGGGCTGCCGCGCGACCAGGCATGTGTGGCGCTGAGCGTGATCAAAGGCGTTTTCGGTAGCGCCCTGGACCAGTTCGTCGAGCGTCCCGACGACCGCAGCCTCGACACCATCGTCCGGGATCACCTGCAGGTGGCCCGGGACCTGCTTTCTATTCGTTAA